From the genome of Oncorhynchus gorbuscha isolate QuinsamMale2020 ecotype Even-year linkage group LG18, OgorEven_v1.0, whole genome shotgun sequence:
TGAAAATGAGTGTTGATTTTAACGCTAAACGAAGTGTAGGTGTGCCACCTTTGCAGGTCACGGATGGAAAAAGACCAGCTACAATTTTCATATCATTGATTCCTTAATCCTCTGTGGACTATAGAATTGGAGATGTGACTTCTGGAGCTAACATGGTGATGATATGACTCAATCTCTTTAGCTCGCTATTCATTGGTGGAACCAAATGTGCAGTCAGCCATGTCTCATTTTTCTCCGTTGCACTTGCTCATTCTAGTCTCCTACTGTGACAGAGTGTGGCTAACAAATTACCTGTCTGCATTATCTCCAAGGATTTCAATGAGAATTGCTTTCTCCACATCCAAAGCCGTTGCTCGCTGCAGTCATTATTTCATTTTATAGAGCTATTGAGAGTATTACACTAGCCATAGTTTTGATTGACATAAGCTTAATGTGCATTTACACTGACGttaagaacacctgctttttccatgacatagactgactaggtgaattcaggtgaaagctacgatcccttattgatgtcacttgttaaatccacttcaatcagtatagatgaaggggaggatatAAGTTAAagctttttaagccttgagacaattgagacatggattgggtgtgtgtgtgtgtgccattcagagggtgaatgggcaagacaaaagatttgtgCCTTTGAACcggggtatggtagcaggtgccaggtgcactggtttgtgtcaagaactgcaatgctgctggtttttttccacgctcaacagtttcccgtgtgtatcgagaatggtccaccacccaacggacatccagccaacttgacacaactgtgggatgcattggagtcaacatgggccagcatccctgtggaccgctttcgacaccttgtagtccattcCCTGGtgaattaaggctgttctgagagcaagtGGGGAGGGTAGTGTCCCTCCCACGGTTCGTGTTCATACAGATAGTGCCCCTCCCACAGTTCATGTTCATACAGATAGTACCCCTCCCACGGTTCGTGTTCATACAGATAGTGCCCCTCCCACAGTTCGTGTTCATACAGATAGTGCCCCTCCCACGGTTCGTGTTCATACAGATAGTGCCCCTCCCACGGTTCGTGTTCATACAGATAGTGCCCCTCCCACGGTTCGTGTTCATACAGATAGTGCCCCTCCCACAGTTCATGTTCATACAGATAGTTTCCCTCCCACGGTTCTTGTTCATACAGATAGTTCCCCTCTCACGGTTCTTGTTCATACAGATAGTTCCCCTCTCACGGTTCTTGTTCATACAGATAGTTCCCCTCTCACGGTTCTTGTTCATACAGATAGTTCCCCTCTCACGGTTCTTGTTCATACAGATAGTTCCCCTCCCACGGTTCTTGTTCATACAGATAGTTCCCCTTCCATGGTTCTTGTTCATACAGATAGTTCCCCTCCCACAACCCCAGCAGTACACTATGCAATGCTTTCTTGACACCATCTCTGATGGTCTAACAAAATGTTGACCCTGTGATCTTTGTCATGTGGTCCCCggccctctccatctccacaaTGGGTCTCTCCACCCCCTTTCCATCCGCAGCCCCAACAAGCGTGGGCCGCCTTCCTACAATGAGCACATCACCAAGCGCCTGGCAGCCAGCCCCGCGTTGCACAGTGACCCAGGCACGCCGCGCCGCTACCGCGAGGCCCGCACCGAGTTCCGCCGTGATAAGTCGCCCGGCCGCCCGCCGCACtcagtggagagggagaagtCTCCCAGTGGCAGGATGATGATGGACCCCCGTCTGGCCAGGTCTCCGGGAAGGGCCATGGGGGGGGACCTACGCCTCGACCGCTCCCCAGGGAAGCTGATGGACCGGGACGTGAGGAGGGAGAGGTCACCCGGCCGGGGGTTCGAGGAGCAGCAGCCTGGAGTTCGCCAGAGACTCCACACCAGCTCCGGTCGCACGCCCCTCACCACGGTCAACAAGGTGAGACAGTAGACTATGTACAGAATACTTCCCAGAGTCCTATGTACTTCCCTTGCCCACATTACAGGACATAAATTGAGTGGTATTGGGTGCATTACTTTTGATCAAAGGCCTATGGTCCCATGCTCTCTTTTTTTTTAATAGTTCCTATGGATATGCTGACTCATGTGTTTTTCAATACGACGTTCCTATTCCAGTGATATTGTTACAGAACCAATAACTAGCCTATGGATATTGTTACACTCGTTAAGGGTCTTAGGCCTAGTTAACCGGTCTGTAACCTGAATGAATGTGTGCATTTATATGAGAAATCAGTGTATGGCCTAGGTGTTGAATGtacagctctgtctctctcaacctcttGGTCGGCCAGTCCAAGCGGATTATTATTTGTTTTCGATGGTGACGAAAAGGAAAGTGCAAACAGGCATGCCCAAACAAGATTCAAAACCAAACGAAAGGCCTCATTGCCACCAAACCAACCAGCAGCCTCCCGGCTCTCCAAGCTGGCACTCTGACTGATCACCTCAATTGGCAGCACCTGATGTGCTTATCAACCAGTCTCAGCGCCTGGACGAGATTGCTGCAGCCCCCTGGGGGAATAGTGTGGAAGTGTATACTGGATAGTGGGTTTGCCTATCTCCTAACACTAACCTTTACCCTAACCTTATCATCTGACCCTATTTGTCTCTGATCTTTCTGTACAGGTGTGGGATCAGTCATCTGTTTGAGTGACAGCAGCGCAACATCAGTTAGAAGAGTGACATCCCCAGCACAGCACATCACTCAGTTCTTACCAGGGTTTGGGAAGAGGAGCGGGGTCAGAATACTGCATCACCTAGAGAGCCCAATAGGAAAAGCAGCTAAAGTGTTGATGACCTACTGTCGAAGCTGAATGTCATGTGTATGGGTTTTTACTAGAATAAatcataaaaataataataatgttgatATACATTAACAAACAAAAAAGAAGTATCCATCATTTAAAGTCAGCAAGGACCAAAACATAACATTTGTCACAAACGCTGACAAAAACGCTTGGAATATCTGCAAAATTACATCCTGGAAATAGCACTTACAGATGAGGCTTCAGAGTTTAGAAACACAACGAAATGTTCTCCTGGATTTGCTCTCACCCTGTGCATATCAGCTAGATCAGTGGTGGGCATCTCCTAGGGATGCagtgtgtgcaggcttttgtttacagcccagcactaacacacctcattcaaataatcaactaatcctAGTCTTTGATTTACATCAAGTGTaattaggtgtgtgtgttagagattaTATGGAAtaaagtctacacacacacagcggccCTCTAGTATTGGTCCATCCCTGAGCTAGATGACTACAGCTGACACACTAAAACTGCGCTACCCACAATCCCCAGCACCAGCTGGCTCTCGGGCCTTTATAAATCAGCACGATGCTATTTGACACTGTAAATAGGCAGACTTAGGTTTAGTCCGAAATTGCACCCTactccatatatagtgcactgcttttgtcaaaagtagtacactttaaagattagggtgccatttcagactgagCCTGACTTTTTATAGATACTGAAAGGGAACCTCAAGGCTGGAAAAGCCACGTCTATTTTTGTTAAAGAGAAAAGTGATTGTTGTGTGTCCTCTTGAATGTCAAATGAATATTATTCTTTTAAAAACGTCCTTTATCGAGTGAGCATTTTGCCCTGGTCCCATCTTGTGTAATGCACTTCCACACGCAAAAGCAAATTTACATGCGGCTTGAGAAATCATACTTGAATATTTCCTTTGTTACCCCAATCTCCCCTTACCTTGTGTATACATACCCTCGAAAGTGTTGTTTATGATCGATCGGTGCATAAAATAATGTTCTTTGATTAACTGATTCTTACGGCATGGATGTACTTAAATGAGAATGGAAAATACATATCCTATGATCTTCAACTTCATTTCAGTGAACTACATGCGATTCGACACTGGAGCATGAGCGATTAAAGAAAGAAATCTACATGTTTTAGTTAGCCTTCAATTTCCATTTTCTTTCAAATCCTCCTGAGCTATTATGAGCGACATTTTCCTACTGCTAAACACCTCTCATGCAGCAAGAACAAATATGGTATTTTCAGTCACATAAGCCTACTCTTTATACTTTAATATATCTACTTACTTTTGATTTACTTATTCttgatatttaaaaaaagaagaaagaaatctgtcattttttaaatgtatttatattcaACCAAATTCAGTGGAGCACTGAAAGGTCACGTAGCAAATGCTTTTGGAACAGATTTTGGCCTACATGTGCAATAAGAAAGCTTTTTGCTCACATCCTCTACACACAGAAGAAGACATTTTTCATTTTACTCAGCATCAGGGTGGGAGTGAACAGGGTTGTAAATCGATTTTAATTTCAGGCTTACCTAACAATTTACCATCTGCTACGTAAGTCCAGCCTTCTACTGTTTCAGATTTCAGAAACTTTGCTGGAGCAAAATACCAGTGATGCACAGATATGAGCTAAACTTTAGATATGTGCATTCTGAGGATTCCATTTAGACGAGGAACATGTCGCCCTGTGCTCGATATGAAAATATTGATGTCTTACAAATGCTAACAAAATATGTACTAGCTTTCCCTGTagagttttgtcacacaatattAAACATAACCACTGTCTTTAATTGCTGGCGTATATCCTGTGTGGCCTATGTGGAAtcgtgtgagagagaaagagcaattgtgtaagaaagagggagaaagagattgtGTGTTTATGTCCAGTGTGTCAGGGTAACAATGCACATTTGGTATTCACTAGCTGCCCCAGCCTTACTGTGACAATGCCTTCCCATTCTGGAGCCACTGGCATGCAGAGCAGCAGCGGCTATTTGTGTCTTAAACTGGGAATAACTCTGAGGAGAAAGACAGCTGCCTGTGCCCAGGAACAATTGTTCATCTGAGGGGTGTGGGTGAGAATGGCAGTCAAACTTTAAATGTAATCTTCATACATGTTGCTTTAAAATTTAGATGTAGACAGCTTTAATTGTCTAAATTAGGGGAAGCTTATACAGTCCTGTTTCACTATATGTACATGTGAGTAACCTGTACAGGTGTgaaatggaaatgttttttgCATATTCCACTCCCTCTGAGACGCCCTCAGAGAATGAGGTCACAGCCAGGTGATCAGCCATTATCAACGGTGACCCCGGAGAAGTTCGGTTTAAATGCCTTGTCGGCTCAGGCATTCGACCCACCAACCTTTTGCTTATTGGCCtctaaccgccaggctacctATCTGATTTTACGACCTCAAATAAACAAGTTACTAGAGACTCCTTCCATGCTGTGAAGGGACAGAGATTATGGCATAAGTGGCATATGCTATTTAGACATTGACTCGTTGTTAAACACCTTGCTGAAAGAGAAGATTGACAATGACGAGGTGAAGAAGGCTTTCAGCACATCACCTTTTATATAGACAAGTCCTCCACCCAGACATTGTTGGGAGATTCTGACCCTAACACCCTATTCACTGATTGGCACTTTCCCTTGCCAGCATGACCGGACCTGACATGAGTGGTACTGGGTGAGTTGGGAACTCTAATTGACACATTGTAAGGCGCTGTTCTCCGTCTCAACAGGGTCACACTTTAGTATTGGAACCCAGCTAATGTTGCGCTGCAGAGTTTGGAACGTGAAACTGGGTGCAAATGATTTTGAACATTCTTCCTTTCCTAGTCTCTCGTTAAAGAGATTGTTCATAGAAAAAACAAATTGACATGGTTTTCCAGCTACCTTGGCTGCTGTTTTTAAACATGTGAAATAGACTCGCTTATGATACAAAGTTGCATGCGCTAAAACGGTTAGAAAGATTTATGTGAAGAGAGAGTTAACTAGCTATGACCGCTTGAGTGAAGCGTGGGCTCTGTAAATGAATGATATGTATAGAAGCATGTGAGAGATGTGACTGGACTTGCTCCACTGTTAACCCAGCGTGCCAGTCACACTCCCCTGACAGCGGCAGGGCTATAAATAATGGCTTAATAAGCTAATATTTGTCCACACTGGCTTTCAGCTTTAAAATGTATTGTTAAATTGGCCTTAGACAAACAAATTAACATGTAATGACGGCATAAACACACATCTAACTAATTGAAGAGCATCGAGGTAGTGGTAGTAGCCTAGTAGAGGTAGATAGGCTAAATATTTTTCGCCGAGCTGTACGGCGCTGGCCTGATTACAGAACCAGCACAGTACAATTTGGGTCAGCATGATGGTGTGAAAAGGGTGTAACCTACTAGGTAATCGGGGCTATGCTTCCGCTAAAACCACAACGACTCAACAGCTGGTTCTTAGTTCCTCTAGTTTTGTctagagtgcaaagaaccttgtcGTGactctggacaacaccctgttggtCTCTGCGAATGTCAAAGCAGTGACTCACTCCTGCAGGTTTGTGCTCTACAACAGGGTTCCCCAACGGGCGGCCCGCGGGTGCTTTTATTTGGCcacccaagttttctgagcaaaagcatttatttaaatgttttattgttttCATTGTTGGACTTATAAGACGGTAAACACCAGGAAATTATCTCCAAGGGATTTTAATATAAGAAGTCcagttcccaagtattcccatgcATAATAGATACATGaccgtatacaaatgtaagcaaggtttgaattaattatgttttagtcaaacattatatgtttgggcttcttgcagtcaattttcagtcaacaaatgatttgtaattatatACTTGGTgattcaagccctgaatgctgattgtctgacaggtgtggtatatcagactgcataccacgggtatgacaaaacatttatatttAATATGGTAGTTACgtttgtaaccagtttataacagcaataaggcacctcaggggtttgtggtatatggccaatatacaacaGCGAAGGAcagtatccaggcactccacgttgcatCGTGCattagaacagcccttagccatggtatattggccatataccccaCCCCCtcggccttattgcttaattatgttCCGGCCTCCCCGACCTTCTGCTCAAGAAAGAAAATCGTAGAGTACGACCgtacctcacacaggaaggggcacaggtcctaatccagggcacttgtcatctcccatctggactactgcaacagtctcctggctGGGCTCCCTttttgtgccatcaaacccctgaaacttatccagaacgctgcagccggcctggtgttcaacctctcccatgtcaccccgctcctctgcacactccactggcttccagtcgaagcttgcatccactacaagatcatggtacttgcctatggagcagcaagagtaactgcccctccctaccttcaggctatggcCAAATCCTACACCTCAACCCGAGTTTtcagttctgccacctctggtgtCTTGGCACTCCCACCCCTAAGGGAGGGGAGCTCCAACTCTgcccagtcaaagctcttctctgtcctggcaccacaatggtggaaccagcttccccctgaaactaggacagcagagtccctgcccatcttccgaaatcatctgaaaccctacctatTCAAAGAGTATgttaaataatcccacagcacaCCCTCCTCACCCCCCCCAACTAACATATTTTCTCCCCTTACTCTAGTCCTGAATTTGCTGTTAGCTACTTTATTgaagaaaaatgtacttactatgactgagatatgtggttgtacCACCTAGCTATTTTacgatgaatgcactaactataagtcactctggataagagtgtctgttaaatgactaaaatatctgcacacacacacaatatgggCTGTGGATTGAACGGGCATCACCTCTGCTTTGAGGTTGAGGCatcactcactcattcattcaGCAGCACTTTTAAAgcagggtaggggagagaggggaatattCCATGTTCTCTCTGGGTAGGAAAGAGAGATTAGAGTTTTGGGTTCCTTTAAACCCCCCCTACAGACTGTCAGTTTAAGATAGAGATATCTGtttggatgcgtctcaatccactgcatccgCCAATATCGCTCTTCCACATCTGCAGTGAAGGTtggcagagctagagcagtgtttgtcagaccatgagacatcctgaaaattggtcttctcatgaaaatgtattttacctAAAGGGCAAATTCCATATTTTatcaaattattttatttttatacctaaaggggtcctaaaattcaaaatcaaatagctaaaagATCCATAGTATGACCTTCCAACAAGTCCATATGTCAGCTTAACCTTCAGCATGCAAGGTCCTGTTATTCTAAACCACTGTTATTCCACTCTGAGAGCTGACAATGAACTTTGGGGCGGAGGGCAATCGGGATTattctctcgtgtgtgtgtgtgtgtgtgcgtgcccccctgtgtgtgtgttgtcatttACCTGTCACTTCCTAAAGAAGGCATGGTTTATTTATATCGTCCAGTAGAATGGAGTGCATGTAGGCTACATAAAGGCCAGACAAAGCACTCTCCATTGTTCAGTTGCATTTTGGGAGTCCCATTGTTCTGTTCATCACCCATCTCCTCCAGCTCCAGCTATGGTAAGTGCCTGTCCTGTTCTATGCCACTCTAGGATTTCACAGTGTCAGCTACGTATGTCAAGGGGGTGGTTGTAGGGGAAAGGGAATTATTCATGTAAAACTCCGCTAAGTCCTTAGAGGAAGCAGCTATACAGGTAGATAGATGTGTAGTTAGATCGGTTGACGATGGTAGCTTGGATGATGGTGACAATTGTTCGAATCAAAAAAGGAATCTGTTAGATGTCATATTTTCTTTCATAGTGTTCTAGAAAATTAACATTTTCTATCTGTTCAGTATTTTAAGTTGGGCATGATCACTCCTTAAATCATAGTATCTAGTTTAGTTAGTTCAAGGCATGGTCCTGTCAAAGACCGTTCTATCCCAAACATAACAGTTCTATTGTGTCGATACACTGCCGCTAGTATAAATCTGGGTAGATCTGCTCCTGGAAGTCCACagtgtgcaggcttttgctccagcccACTATGTTTTATGGATATACCTCTCCTTTCCACCTCTCTCCAAAGgcacccaagaaggcaaagaagAAGTCAGCGGACTCTAACTCCAATGTGTTTTCGATTTTTGAGCAGTCTCAGATCCAGGAGTTCAAGGAGGTAATAATCTGTCTCTTCCCTTATTACCATGACGACAGCCCATCGATCACACTGCACCCTTTTCTGTCTGGTTTTGTTTGTCATCGTCCTAGTGCCTAACCCATTCTGCCTCTACTGTTCAGATTGAATCACACTATCGGGTCAACCCGAACTACTATGCTAGCGCAGACATTTTCTTTTCACATTGTCCCTTCAAGCACAGTTCCAGCAACTATGGTGAATGTTTAACCAGGCCGCCTAATACATCTCGGTTTGGCCCTATAGTGTGAATCCGGCATCTCTGTAAGCCTGTATGTTTACCTGTCCCTCTGTCCATCACCTTTCATGAGTTGTCCAttttccacctgtctctctgccCTTATCATGAATTCCAGGCGTGTGGTATGAGCGGTGTCGCTCTTTAAATCATGGCCAGGCATTCGGGCCCTGTCATCGGTGATTAGGGAGGGCTGGGGATAGGATGGAAAATATGCCCTGGCCTGAATGCCACTCTTAAACCCCAGGGAGTAACATAGTATGAATACAGTAACTAAGAATAAAGGCTTAGAAAAAAGGAATGTCCAGAGAGCATCGATGGGATCGTTTTGACAAAGATTTCTGGCATGGAGATAACGTGTGGTCCACTTGACCAAACACCGGCTCATTGAATGATTTGATATGCAGAGTGGCTCCAACTGTAGGCCATGGGATTTACTGTCACTCTCCTcccaacatatacacacacacacacacagacaaactctAGTCCCTGGAGTCGTTTTCATGTCTCCCTTTAAGTGTTAACCTCCATATTGACAGGCCTTCACCATCATGGACCAGAACAGAGATGGATTCATTGACAAAAATGACCTGAGGGACACCTTTGCTGCACTAGGTGGGTTGAAGATGTATTGTACTATGTATCTATTTGTTCAGTTAGGTCAGTAAGAATGTAATCCCGTTTACAATAACGACCTGGCCATAACGAAAGCAATGGTACTGACCCATGTCTCTGTAACAGGGCGGCTCAACGTGAAGCAGGAGGAGATAGATGAGATGCTGAAAGAGGCGTCCGGCCCCGTCAACTTCACCATCTTCCTCACCATGTTCGGGGAGAAGCTGAAAGGTGAGGTGTGCAAACAAGGGATGCATTCAGTTGGTTAAACGTCGTGCTACATTTTGCAACAGTGCTGAATGTCACTTCCTCCCAAACGTTTAACAGATGAGTTGCCTGAATCCTAATTTGAATGACATTTTCCCTCTGAATTTTTGTATGTTGTACTCTTATATTGTCCACGTCTGCCTCCCATCGACTTAGTTCTAATTAGACGTTGTCTCTGCGTAGGCGCTGATCCAGAGGAGACTATCCTCAATGCTTTTAAAGTATTTGACCCCGAAGGAAAAGGGGTCCTGAGGAAGGACTTGTGAGTAGTCGCGTGTGCATTTGTGTAAATGGGCCTATAGGGTCAAAGCTTTGTGGAGATGGTTAATGTCATCCTTGTTCTTGCTCGTCTTCAGTGTGACAGAGATGCTGACAACACAAGCGGACAGATTTTCTCCTGAAGAGGTTGGAGCACAACCAATTTACACTAAACGCAATATAATCTATATACCgtccacacacacatttacacacgtTGACCCATTGCACATACAACTATTGAAATACAGCAGACAAACCATTTTAAATAAACAACTCATCACCACTCATAATCAGTAACATAACATAGTTCATGCATAAACATATTGCGTGTTGCTTCGAAAATGGTGTGAAGTGCGTGATGTGTACGCCAGTGATTGAGTCACTAAATCTTCTCGCTGGTTTTCTCAGATGGAGCAGATGTTTGCAGCCTTCCCACCAGACGTGGCAGGAAATCTAGACTACAAAAACCTTGTGCACGTCATCACACACGGAGAAGAGAAGGACCAGGAGTAACGAACTCCCTGCTCCTTCAGCGTGTCTGTCAGTGATAGAAATACAAGCTCTAGACAAGAGATAATCTAGCGCTTCTATTTCCCTGGTCAAAACACCTATCGGCAGTCATCTATCATCTCCAGGCTCCATCCACGGTCCTGTGTGCTTGCCCCGCCCACTTACATAATCAGATCAGGTGAAGCTTCCACAGTGGAAGGGGAGataaaggaacagagggaaactCACTGGCCTCTGCCTCCTACAAACGGCTCAAGACACTTTTCAACTGGCCTCCTTTTGTGATGCATTACGTTTGCCGCTCATCAACAGTGGTTAATGTGTCAGTGTTTTCCAAACTGTCCTCGGGGATCctaaggggtgcacgttttggtttttgcctgtAACATTTACACAGCTAATTCAAATGACCCAGAGCATGATGacgagttgattatttgaatcagttgtgtggcgctagggcaaaaaaacaaaCCTACACCacttggggtcccgaggaccgagtttgggagaCGCTGCGTTAAGCCAACTGTCAAGCCAATTGTGTGTAAATGGTTGAATTCAGGCTACAGCTATTATACAATCTGATCACTGTCCAATAAATCACTTTAACTCGTGTCTTTTGTCCATTTGTTATTTCTTCCACCTTACGATAATACATTTTGATTTTGAAGCAGCTCCTTTGAGAGCATAACAGCTATTAGATGCTCTTTTTTTACTTGATTGACTAATGACACATTAGAACGAATGTCATATGTTATAAGTGACATAATGTTTCAACTCAACAAATCTAGTATATCTATCAATGGGCGTATGCTTCCTTAAATGATTCAATTAACCTCTTAACAATTTGTCCAAGTTTATCACATAACTGCTGCTGCCACCCTGTTTTGTAAATAGGTCAAacaaaaatatagtttacatCAGGGGTTAATGACAATCAGTGTGGGTTGTAAATAGTGCATAAGCAGACTTTTCCTAATACTAACAGCCCACTAGGCGAGTTTGAGGTTCAATCGATCTCTTCATTGAGGAAGAGCTTTTCAACTGGTTTATAAACTGATTCAGGGTTTCAGCTTGGTTTTGGCAAAAGTCCTGCCCAGCAGCTGAGGGTATGATGGATCCCCTAAGACTAAGAGCATGTAGCCTTCTGTATTTAGAGAGGAGCAAGTGAGGTAGTAGAGATGGCTGTCTTCTGACATCAGACTGGGATTCAAGGTACAGAGGGGCCTGACACTGCCCAAACATGGggtttggtttggaaagacaAAGCCCCTGTGTTTATTTTAGTTCTTGTGATGACGTGACGGGGTAACGTTACACCGCATGATGTATCAAACAGGCAGACAATAAGCTGCCAGCAAGTGATCCCCCGAACGCCTGTTGTTGCTCCAATGAGCTGATGCCTGGCCATGCTGGGAGACTTTGACACAGGTGCAAAGCCCTGAGTCACCCACTGTTTGTTATTTCATTGTCCAAAATTAAGCATTGTTcctagggtggggggggggacaaggGATAAGGGCCTAGATGAGCTGTGGTATTTCCAACGATAATGGGAACAAACCTgttcaaaagtgtgtgtgtgtgtttgtagggctgttgtggtgaccatATTACTGCAACACTGgtagtcatgagtcatgaccgcagtaaaATTCCACATAACGATTGAGTCACTGTAATctccttttatgcactctggacatgcttGGGTAGTGCCCAACTTGCTAATGATCATCAGgcaaactccgtttttcacaattcctgacatttaatcccagtataAATTCCTTGTCTtatggtcagttaggatcaccactttattttatgaatgtgaaatgtcagaataatacatAATGATTCATTtctgattttatttatttcatcacatttccagtgggtcagaagtttacatacactgaattagtatttggtagcattgcctttaaattgtttaacataggtcaaacgttttaggtagccttccacaagcttcccacaataagttgggtaaattgtggcccattcctcctgacagagctggtgaaactgagtcaggtttgtatgcctttgtacacccaaatcacaccctgaccaaaccaaaatagagacataaaaagctctaaggtcagggcgtgacaactccaataccttgactttgttgtccttaagccattttgacacaactttggaagtatgcctggggtcattgtccatttggaagacccatttgcgaccaagcattaactgatgtcttgagatattgcttcaatatatccacataatttttcctccctcatgatgccatctattttgtgaagtgcaccagtccctcctgcagcaaagcacgac
Proteins encoded in this window:
- the LOC124004291 gene encoding myosin regulatory light chain 2, ventricular/cardiac muscle isoform; amino-acid sequence: MAPKKAKKKSADSNSNVFSIFEQSQIQEFKEAFTIMDQNRDGFIDKNDLRDTFAALGRLNVKQEEIDEMLKEASGPVNFTIFLTMFGEKLKGADPEETILNAFKVFDPEGKGVLRKDFVTEMLTTQADRFSPEEMEQMFAAFPPDVAGNLDYKNLVHVITHGEEKDQE